Proteins from a single region of Bartonella sp. M0283:
- the mbfA gene encoding iron exporter MbfA encodes MFSKLFASSYRKPFSSLSEKEILALAISSEEDDERIYLNYADGLRDEFPATAKIFEKMADEEHSHRDRLIKIFEKRFGKMIPLIRREHVSGFYDRKPDWLVRPLGIDKVRDSVAQMEDQSARFYEQAADHAKDAEIRKLLGDLALEEKHHEDVAIELEKKYAPKSVADQERAKERKQTLLTWIQPGLAGLMDGSVSTLAPIFAAAFATGDTRQTFLVGLSASLGAGISMGFTEAAHDDGKLSGRGSPIKRGIANGVMTSLGGLGHALPFLIPDFHIAIAIAFAVVFVELWAIAWIQNKFMETPFWRAALQVVVGGALVFATGILIGSA; translated from the coding sequence ATGTTTTCAAAACTCTTTGCTTCATCCTATCGGAAACCGTTTTCTTCGCTTAGCGAAAAGGAAATTCTCGCTCTTGCCATTTCTTCGGAAGAAGATGACGAGCGCATTTATCTTAACTATGCTGATGGTTTACGTGACGAGTTTCCGGCAACTGCCAAAATTTTTGAAAAAATGGCAGATGAGGAACATAGCCACCGCGACAGACTGATCAAGATTTTTGAAAAACGCTTTGGAAAAATGATTCCGCTTATCCGGCGCGAACATGTCAGCGGCTTTTATGACCGCAAACCGGATTGGTTGGTTCGCCCGCTCGGCATTGATAAAGTGCGTGATTCGGTTGCACAAATGGAAGACCAATCGGCGCGCTTTTATGAACAGGCTGCCGACCATGCCAAGGATGCGGAAATCCGCAAACTCTTGGGCGATCTTGCTCTTGAAGAAAAACACCATGAAGATGTTGCTATCGAGCTTGAAAAAAAATACGCGCCGAAATCTGTTGCAGATCAGGAACGAGCGAAAGAACGCAAGCAAACGCTTCTCACATGGATACAACCGGGTCTAGCCGGTTTGATGGATGGTTCCGTTTCAACTTTGGCGCCGATTTTTGCGGCTGCCTTTGCCACCGGTGACACAAGACAAACTTTTCTTGTCGGTTTATCGGCTTCACTCGGCGCGGGTATATCAATGGGCTTTACAGAAGCTGCCCATGATGACGGAAAGCTATCCGGCCGTGGTTCACCAATCAAACGCGGCATTGCCAATGGTGTTATGACATCTCTCGGCGGTCTCGGCCACGCGCTTCCGTTTCTCATACCCGATTTCCATATTGCGATTGCCATTGCATTTGCGGTTGTGTTCGTTGAATTATGGGCAATTGCATGGATTCAGAACAAATTTATGGAAACACCCTTCTGGCGTGCTGCATTACAGGTTGTTGTCGGCGGAGCGCTGGTTTTTGCAACCGGTATTCTTATCGGTAGTGCTTGA
- a CDS encoding GH25 family lysozyme translates to MGKRITVFLLFVFALIVVLYFFWTRLSLDNYPVRGIDVSHHQGEIDWHKIKSQNISFAYIKATEGGDFKDPEFKKNWDHALAAGLRVGAYHFFRPETDGVLQAENFISSVPKYKNMLPPAMDVEIDQTKSPERQVVLQRLGNLLQHVESYYGSKPIIYTDEDNYKNYIAGQFSGYLLWYRSIFNRPDLPDEHQWAFWQYNPEGRLQGYKGQEYFIDLDIFNGTRDLFETFPTGW, encoded by the coding sequence ATGGGCAAGCGCATTACTGTTTTTTTGCTTTTTGTCTTTGCATTGATTGTTGTTTTATACTTTTTTTGGACGCGTTTATCACTTGATAATTATCCGGTTCGCGGGATTGATGTATCGCATCATCAAGGTGAAATCGATTGGCATAAAATAAAAAGCCAGAATATCAGTTTTGCCTATATCAAAGCGACAGAAGGTGGCGATTTCAAGGATCCCGAATTCAAGAAAAATTGGGACCACGCATTAGCAGCCGGTTTAAGGGTTGGTGCTTATCATTTTTTCAGGCCTGAAACAGATGGTGTATTACAGGCAGAAAACTTTATCAGTTCGGTGCCCAAATATAAAAATATGTTACCTCCGGCAATGGATGTCGAAATTGATCAAACGAAAAGCCCTGAACGCCAAGTCGTTTTACAAAGACTTGGCAATCTTCTTCAACATGTCGAAAGCTATTATGGTTCAAAGCCGATTATTTATACAGATGAAGACAACTATAAAAATTACATCGCCGGACAGTTTTCCGGTTACCTATTGTGGTACCGTTCGATTTTCAACAGACCCGATTTGCCGGACGAACACCAATGGGCTTTCTGGCAATATAATCCGGAGGGTCGTCTTCAAGGGTATAAAGGCCAAGAATATTTTATCGACCTTGATATCTTCAATGGTACGAGGGATTTGTTTGAAACGTTCCCGACCGGCTGGTAA
- a CDS encoding GNAT family N-acetyltransferase has protein sequence MITIRPAEERDLKAITDIYNDAVENTLAIWNEKTVDIDNRREWLKTRNAAGYPVLVAVDDGKTVGYASYGPFRPFEGYRYSAEISIYIEKTERGKGIGKKLLAALITHAEQNHIHVLIAGIEAGNKASIAIHKAFGFTITGHMPEVGTKAGQWLNLVLMQRIL, from the coding sequence ATGATTACCATTAGACCGGCTGAAGAACGTGATCTCAAAGCCATCACTGATATTTATAACGATGCGGTAGAGAATACGCTCGCTATCTGGAATGAAAAAACCGTCGATATTGATAATCGACGGGAATGGTTGAAAACACGAAATGCTGCCGGATATCCGGTTCTTGTTGCTGTGGATGATGGCAAGACAGTAGGCTATGCCAGCTACGGACCATTCAGACCTTTCGAAGGATATCGCTATTCGGCTGAAATATCCATTTATATTGAAAAGACCGAACGTGGAAAAGGAATCGGCAAAAAACTTCTAGCGGCTTTGATCACACATGCCGAACAAAACCATATCCATGTTCTCATTGCCGGTATTGAAGCGGGTAACAAAGCTTCTATCGCCATCCACAAGGCTTTCGGCTTCACAATAACCGGACACATGCCGGAAGTTGGTACAAAAGCTGGACAGTGGCTCAATCTTGTATTGATGCAACGGATTCTCTGA
- the gluQRS gene encoding tRNA glutamyl-Q(34) synthetase GluQRS: protein MVNIKPVRLRFAPSPNGYLHLGHAYSALVNKHIARILKGELVLRMENIDRTRCKTHYETAIVEDLSWLGIDFRKPFRRQSEHFSDYQKALDELEKLGLVYPAFLTRGEVKEIIAEAERKGKNWPRDPDETPLYPTDERSLSKSKARKMIAEGVPYSWRLNMDLALRFSGNDLYWYEFHGNQTKKTIAHPELWGDVIIARKDIPTSYHLSVVVDDALQHITHVVRGNDLFQATSVHRLLQTILGYEPPLYYHHPLVLGHDGHKLSKSNKDTSLRSLREKGLTANDILGLLPKI, encoded by the coding sequence ATGGTGAACATTAAGCCCGTCCGGTTACGTTTTGCACCTAGCCCCAACGGCTATCTCCATCTCGGGCACGCCTATTCGGCGCTGGTCAACAAACATATCGCTCGAATATTGAAGGGCGAACTTGTTTTACGTATGGAAAACATCGATAGAACACGCTGCAAAACACACTATGAAACTGCGATTGTGGAAGACCTTTCATGGCTAGGAATCGATTTTAGAAAACCTTTCCGGCGACAATCGGAACATTTTTCAGACTATCAAAAAGCACTTGATGAACTTGAAAAACTCGGTCTTGTCTACCCCGCATTTTTGACCCGTGGAGAGGTAAAAGAAATCATTGCCGAAGCCGAGCGAAAGGGCAAAAATTGGCCGCGTGACCCCGATGAAACGCCACTTTATCCAACCGATGAACGTTCGCTTTCAAAGTCAAAAGCACGTAAGATGATTGCCGAAGGTGTGCCTTATTCATGGCGGCTTAACATGGATCTTGCATTGCGTTTTTCAGGTAACGATCTCTACTGGTACGAATTTCATGGCAATCAGACAAAGAAAACAATTGCTCACCCCGAACTTTGGGGCGATGTCATCATCGCACGTAAAGACATACCGACAAGCTATCATCTATCGGTCGTTGTTGATGACGCTCTTCAGCACATCACCCATGTTGTAAGAGGTAATGATCTGTTCCAAGCCACTTCTGTCCATCGGCTCTTGCAGACGATTCTCGGTTATGAACCACCGCTTTATTACCACCACCCACTCGTTCTCGGTCACGATGGACACAAATTGTCGAAATCCAACAAGGACACAAGTTTGCGTTCGCTCAGAGAGAAAGGATTGACCGCGAACGATATTCTTGGCCTTTTGCCGAAAATTTGA
- a CDS encoding disulfide bond formation protein B has translation MGFASPIYLSGRLQTILSCLILVLMVIAIGTALGFEHIGGFMPCKLCLEERVPYYAGIPLMIITLALSLTGKPGFIIRLLFLITAFLMVYNLGLSIYHAGAEYKFWPGPTDCSAAATAITSDANDLLANLNRKRPPSCDTAAGYFLGLSFAGWNAVASLFLALLALVGTFCAFKKNGEH, from the coding sequence ATTGGTTTTGCTTCGCCCATCTATCTATCCGGACGGCTTCAAACAATTCTTTCCTGTTTGATATTGGTCTTGATGGTGATTGCTATTGGAACCGCACTCGGTTTCGAACATATAGGCGGCTTTATGCCTTGTAAACTTTGCCTTGAGGAACGCGTTCCCTATTATGCCGGTATACCTTTAATGATCATAACCTTGGCTTTGTCTCTCACGGGAAAACCGGGATTTATCATCCGTTTGCTGTTTTTGATTACCGCTTTTCTCATGGTTTATAATCTCGGTCTATCGATCTACCATGCCGGTGCCGAATATAAATTCTGGCCAGGTCCGACAGATTGTTCGGCGGCGGCTACGGCCATTACTTCCGACGCAAATGATCTACTGGCAAATCTGAACCGTAAACGACCACCTTCTTGTGATACCGCAGCCGGTTATTTTCTGGGGCTTTCATTTGCCGGTTGGAATGCTGTAGCGAGCCTCTTTCTAGCCTTGCTTGCTCTTGTCGGCACTTTTTGTGCATTCAAAAAAAATGGTGAACATTAA
- a CDS encoding YqaA family protein: MLKKLGEWTLSLAGRRSAEYWLAFIAFVESSVFLIPADVLFIPMSLINKEKTYRYAFIASLFSVLGGILGWLIGHFAYEAIAKPVLEFYGKLETFEALRSNTSMEIILLLLITSGISHLPPIKVVTILAGVVSMNIWVFIISAIVARSARFYFLAWLIKKYGATMLEYILPRLKWIIAIACTVLIIGYILYKILV, from the coding sequence ATGCTCAAAAAGCTAGGTGAGTGGACTTTATCTCTGGCGGGCCGCCGATCAGCCGAATACTGGCTGGCCTTTATCGCTTTTGTAGAGAGTTCTGTTTTCCTGATTCCGGCAGATGTCCTGTTCATCCCGATGTCACTCATCAATAAGGAAAAAACCTACCGCTATGCATTTATTGCATCACTCTTTTCTGTTCTCGGCGGAATATTAGGTTGGCTTATCGGCCATTTTGCTTACGAAGCAATAGCCAAGCCGGTACTCGAATTTTATGGAAAATTGGAAACCTTCGAGGCATTACGCAGCAATACCAGTATGGAAATCATTCTGTTATTGCTGATCACATCAGGCATATCCCATCTTCCTCCCATCAAGGTTGTTACGATTCTTGCCGGTGTCGTCAGTATGAACATCTGGGTTTTCATAATTTCAGCAATCGTCGCACGCAGTGCGCGATTTTATTTTCTGGCCTGGCTCATTAAAAAATATGGCGCAACTATGCTGGAATATATCTTGCCAAGATTAAAATGGATTATCGCCATTGCTTGCACCGTTCTGATAATTGGCTATATTTTATATAAAATACTGGTCTAA
- the arsC gene encoding arsenate reductase (glutaredoxin) (This arsenate reductase requires both glutathione and glutaredoxin to convert arsenate to arsenite, after which the efflux transporter formed by ArsA and ArsB can extrude the arsenite from the cell, providing resistance.), with the protein MQNTDVIIYHNPRCATSRSVVGLVRAMGYEPHIIEYLKTPPTPEMLLWLASRANVSIREFLRTKEAAYKKLSLDDESLPDDVIAKKMHDHPELINRPIVVCPKGVQLCRPAETVTNLLILPEE; encoded by the coding sequence ATGCAAAATACCGATGTCATTATTTATCATAACCCGCGTTGTGCAACCTCACGCAGCGTGGTCGGTCTTGTGCGGGCAATGGGTTATGAACCCCATATTATCGAATATCTGAAAACACCACCGACACCGGAAATGCTGCTTTGGCTTGCTAGTCGTGCCAATGTTTCCATCCGCGAATTTTTACGGACAAAAGAAGCGGCCTATAAAAAGTTGAGCCTGGACGATGAATCATTGCCCGACGATGTCATTGCCAAAAAAATGCATGATCACCCGGAACTCATCAATCGGCCGATTGTCGTTTGCCCAAAAGGCGTTCAACTTTGTAGGCCTGCTGAAACAGTAACAAATCTGCTGATTTTACCGGAAGAATGA
- a CDS encoding NAD-dependent deacylase: MNITPNIVILTGAGISAESGLETFRGSDGTWNKYKVEDVATPEGFARSPDLVNNFYNKRRHDASNALPNKAHLALAKLEKNFPHSFLLVTQNVDDLHERAGSKNVLHMHGTLNHVRCLSCHKRAEWKGDVTAESICPHCHAKASLRPDIVWFGEIPFYMEEIEKALSQADIFAAIGTSGLVYPAAGFVGLARQAGAECFEINLATNPATYELFDEVISGPATKTVPDFVENLIAKYSQVTD; the protein is encoded by the coding sequence ATGAATATAACTCCAAATATTGTCATTTTAACAGGTGCAGGCATCTCGGCTGAATCGGGGCTCGAAACCTTTCGTGGTAGCGATGGTACATGGAATAAATATAAAGTTGAAGATGTTGCAACACCCGAGGGTTTTGCACGCTCGCCGGATCTCGTCAATAATTTCTATAATAAGCGCCGTCATGATGCCTCAAATGCACTTCCCAACAAGGCCCATCTTGCTCTTGCAAAACTGGAAAAGAATTTTCCGCACTCTTTTCTCCTCGTTACCCAGAATGTCGACGATTTGCATGAACGGGCGGGATCAAAAAATGTTCTTCATATGCATGGCACGCTCAACCATGTTCGATGCCTTTCTTGTCACAAAAGAGCCGAATGGAAAGGCGATGTAACAGCGGAAAGTATCTGTCCGCATTGTCATGCAAAAGCAAGCCTCAGGCCCGACATCGTCTGGTTCGGTGAAATTCCTTTTTATATGGAAGAAATCGAAAAAGCATTGTCTCAAGCCGACATTTTTGCGGCTATCGGCACATCCGGCCTTGTCTATCCGGCAGCCGGTTTTGTTGGCCTTGCACGACAAGCCGGTGCAGAATGTTTCGAAATTAACCTTGCTACCAATCCGGCCACTTATGAATTATTCGACGAGGTTATTTCCGGACCTGCAACAAAAACAGTTCCGGATTTTGTAGAAAATCTCATCGCAAAATACAGTCAAGTGACAGATTGA